One Diabrotica virgifera virgifera chromosome 3, PGI_DIABVI_V3a genomic window carries:
- the LOC114349091 gene encoding uncharacterized protein LOC114349091 isoform X4 has protein sequence MKLFIATLIICFGISLVLSTSENQNDKQQHIKEKSHVHHEKGKNHHLHEKHHHLRHHNHHLHEKTHHKSFNSRGHSSEHHHHQTAARSHYHHGHSLSHAYRSQPNNQCSWVCNGTQNPTDTGLEVTLKSSKSLFALLSKTTKYALILDFKASTATLLSGSQGTSYVSDLQAGSFYQLQHSDLNWNSSSSFQDYLEKFSAADTLKAATTNGQTLDINNLSGVASTDLQSILKSFGVSSPPQQFLNVLLTFSKNVSGVLAPLFRQDVSFTLPNNFEWFLTVTQSLAHFRNFGLDITPLNSDCRSIFSRSSGIEVLINLLSRLGRNNDLGAFINNITSSRETALGVLRNISAGSNEGLDGLLTVLVHVVELIHGQGSVDTVVSSVLKLNTTSINEITVGEVVHKAIEAAEAQERNYPHNEGIKRLLTFLRELDQGTLAIKNIRILDLIKLFLSPNPLDKIRSIVHIFSNFSPSQGIPAFFKFVTEALGSQNGTFLSHLIPGFNISQFTNGANLQNILQGRNWTELFSNSSNFQSALSHIPIFGQIAKQISSAFGGDSNLSRFFNASSFQNIFSNGFGDVIKNFGNPQGGGNPISGIVENIQKSVGNIIPGNSLNQSTSTEAGSTEPSTTEKSSANTETTEHDGSSPAIETTEASKQSPSTEAAKSTPPPILADPFAGGVPNLFGLRGNLDFNIGLDGRNARHQNRLKRNVQGTA, from the exons ACGACAAACAACAGcatattaaagaaaaatcccACGTACACCATGAAAAGGGAAAAAATCACCACCTCCACGAGAAACACCATCATCTAAGACATCATAACCATCATCTACACGAAAAAACTCACCACAAATCTTTCAACAGTAGAGGCCATTCTTCAGAACACCATCATCATCAAACTGCTGCCAGAAGTCATTATCACCATGGGCACTCTCTTTCTCATGCTTATCGATCGCAACCGAACAACCAATGCTCCTGGGTTTGTAATGGAACAC AAAATCCTACCGACACTGGTCTTGAAGTAACATTGAAGAGCTCTAAATCGTTGTTTGCACTGCTTAGCAAGACAACGAAGTATGCTCTTATACTGGACTTCAAAGCATCTACAGCTACTCTGCTCAGTGGCTCCCAAGGAACCTCCTACGTATCTGATCTCCAAGCAGGATCATTTTACCAATTGCAACATTCTGACTTGAACTGGAATTCATCATCAAGCTTCCAGGATTATTTGGAAAAGTTTTCCGCTGCAGATACATTAAAAGCTGCTACGACCAATGGCCAAACATTAGATATAAATAATTTGTCAGGAGTAGCTAGCACCGATTTGCAATCGATTTTAAAATCGTTTGGAGTTTCTTCGCCACCTCAACAGTTTTTAAATGTCCTGTTAACGTTCTCCAAAAATGTAAGTGGTGTTCTAGCTCCTTTATTCCGTCAAGATGTGTCCTTCACACTTCCAAATAATTTTGAGTGGTTTTTGACAGTTACTCAAAGCTTGGCCCATTTCAGAAATTTTGGTCTTGACATAACACCTTTAAATTCAGATTGTAGAAGTATCTTCTCGAGGAGTAGCGGAATAGAAGTCTTGATTAACTTATTATCTAGATTAGGCAGAAATAATGATCTTGGTGCGTTCATTAACAATATTACTAGTTCTCGAGAAACAGCTCTGGGAGTTTTAAGGAACATTAGCGCTGGATCGAATGAAGGTTTAGATGGATTATTAACTGTCTTAGTTCATGTAGTAGAACTTATTCACGGTCAAGGATCTGTGGATACTGTTGTTAGTTCTGTGCTTAAGCTTAATACGACTTCCATAAATGAAATAACGGTGGGAGAAGTTGTTCATAAAGCTATAGAAGCAGCTGAAGCCCAGGAACGGAATTATCCTCACAATGAAGGTATTAAGAGATTGCTAACATTCTTACGAGAGCTGGACCAAGGAACTTTAGCCATAAAAAATATACGTATTCTTGATTTGATAAAACTGTTCCTCTCACCTAATCCTCTCGATAAAATTAGGAGCATTGTTCACATATTCTCCAATTTTTCACCATCTCAAGGCATTCCTGCTTTTTTCAAGTTTGTGACAGAAGCTTTAGGTAGCCAAAATGGTACATTCCTATCTCACCTTATACCTGGGTTTAATATATCTCAATTTACCAACGGTGCCAATCTGCAAAATATTCTACAAGGGAGAAACTGGACAGAACTATTCTCTAATAGTTCTAACTTCCAATCAGCTCTGTCACATATTCCAATTTTTGGACAAATAGCGAAGCAAATTTCTTCAGCATTCGGAGGCGATAGTAATCTTTCCAGATTTTTCAACGCCAGTAGctttcaaaatatattttcaaatggATTTGGTgatgttattaaaaattttggaaaTCCCCAAGGTGGTGGTAACCCTATAAGTGGAATAGTTGAAAATATACAGAAGAGCGTTGGGAACATAATTCCAG GGAATTCTCTTAATCAGTCCACATCTACTGAAGCTGGAAGTAC AGAACCAAGTACAACTGAGAAATCATCAGCAAATACAG AAACTACCGAGCATGATGGTTCATCACCAGCAATAG AAACAACCGAGGCCAGCAAACAATCACCAAGCACAG AAGCAGCAAAATCAACCCCTCCACCAATTTTAGCAGATCCATTTGCTGGTGGTGTACCCAATCTATTTGGACTCAGAGGAAACCTTGACT
- the LOC114349091 gene encoding uncharacterized protein LOC114349091 isoform X3, producing MKLFIATLIICFGISLVLSTSENQNDKQQHIKEKSHVHHEKGKNHHLHEKHHHLRHHNHHLHEKTHHKSFNSRGHSSEHHHHQTAARSHYHHGHSLSHAYRSQPNNQCSWVCNGTQNPTDTGLEVTLKSSKSLFALLSKTTKYALILDFKASTATLLSGSQGTSYVSDLQAGSFYQLQHSDLNWNSSSSFQDYLEKFSAADTLKAATTNGQTLDINNLSGVASTDLQSILKSFGVSSPPQQFLNVLLTFSKNVSGVLAPLFRQDVSFTLPNNFEWFLTVTQSLAHFRNFGLDITPLNSDCRSIFSRSSGIEVLINLLSRLGRNNDLGAFINNITSSRETALGVLRNISAGSNEGLDGLLTVLVHVVELIHGQGSVDTVVSSVLKLNTTSINEITVGEVVHKAIEAAEAQERNYPHNEGIKRLLTFLRELDQGTLAIKNIRILDLIKLFLSPNPLDKIRSIVHIFSNFSPSQGIPAFFKFVTEALGSQNGTFLSHLIPGFNISQFTNGANLQNILQGRNWTELFSNSSNFQSALSHIPIFGQIAKQISSAFGGDSNLSRFFNASSFQNIFSNGFGDVIKNFGNPQGGGNPISGIVENIQKSVGNIIPGNSLNQSTSTEAGSTTEPSTTEKSSANTETTEHDGSSPAIETTEASKQSPSTEAAKSTPPPILADPFAGGVPNLFGLRGNLDFNIGLDGRNARHQNRLKRNVQGTA from the exons ACGACAAACAACAGcatattaaagaaaaatcccACGTACACCATGAAAAGGGAAAAAATCACCACCTCCACGAGAAACACCATCATCTAAGACATCATAACCATCATCTACACGAAAAAACTCACCACAAATCTTTCAACAGTAGAGGCCATTCTTCAGAACACCATCATCATCAAACTGCTGCCAGAAGTCATTATCACCATGGGCACTCTCTTTCTCATGCTTATCGATCGCAACCGAACAACCAATGCTCCTGGGTTTGTAATGGAACAC AAAATCCTACCGACACTGGTCTTGAAGTAACATTGAAGAGCTCTAAATCGTTGTTTGCACTGCTTAGCAAGACAACGAAGTATGCTCTTATACTGGACTTCAAAGCATCTACAGCTACTCTGCTCAGTGGCTCCCAAGGAACCTCCTACGTATCTGATCTCCAAGCAGGATCATTTTACCAATTGCAACATTCTGACTTGAACTGGAATTCATCATCAAGCTTCCAGGATTATTTGGAAAAGTTTTCCGCTGCAGATACATTAAAAGCTGCTACGACCAATGGCCAAACATTAGATATAAATAATTTGTCAGGAGTAGCTAGCACCGATTTGCAATCGATTTTAAAATCGTTTGGAGTTTCTTCGCCACCTCAACAGTTTTTAAATGTCCTGTTAACGTTCTCCAAAAATGTAAGTGGTGTTCTAGCTCCTTTATTCCGTCAAGATGTGTCCTTCACACTTCCAAATAATTTTGAGTGGTTTTTGACAGTTACTCAAAGCTTGGCCCATTTCAGAAATTTTGGTCTTGACATAACACCTTTAAATTCAGATTGTAGAAGTATCTTCTCGAGGAGTAGCGGAATAGAAGTCTTGATTAACTTATTATCTAGATTAGGCAGAAATAATGATCTTGGTGCGTTCATTAACAATATTACTAGTTCTCGAGAAACAGCTCTGGGAGTTTTAAGGAACATTAGCGCTGGATCGAATGAAGGTTTAGATGGATTATTAACTGTCTTAGTTCATGTAGTAGAACTTATTCACGGTCAAGGATCTGTGGATACTGTTGTTAGTTCTGTGCTTAAGCTTAATACGACTTCCATAAATGAAATAACGGTGGGAGAAGTTGTTCATAAAGCTATAGAAGCAGCTGAAGCCCAGGAACGGAATTATCCTCACAATGAAGGTATTAAGAGATTGCTAACATTCTTACGAGAGCTGGACCAAGGAACTTTAGCCATAAAAAATATACGTATTCTTGATTTGATAAAACTGTTCCTCTCACCTAATCCTCTCGATAAAATTAGGAGCATTGTTCACATATTCTCCAATTTTTCACCATCTCAAGGCATTCCTGCTTTTTTCAAGTTTGTGACAGAAGCTTTAGGTAGCCAAAATGGTACATTCCTATCTCACCTTATACCTGGGTTTAATATATCTCAATTTACCAACGGTGCCAATCTGCAAAATATTCTACAAGGGAGAAACTGGACAGAACTATTCTCTAATAGTTCTAACTTCCAATCAGCTCTGTCACATATTCCAATTTTTGGACAAATAGCGAAGCAAATTTCTTCAGCATTCGGAGGCGATAGTAATCTTTCCAGATTTTTCAACGCCAGTAGctttcaaaatatattttcaaatggATTTGGTgatgttattaaaaattttggaaaTCCCCAAGGTGGTGGTAACCCTATAAGTGGAATAGTTGAAAATATACAGAAGAGCGTTGGGAACATAATTCCAG GGAATTCTCTTAATCAGTCCACATCTACTGAAGCTGGAAGTACTACAG AACCAAGTACAACTGAGAAATCATCAGCAAATACAG AAACTACCGAGCATGATGGTTCATCACCAGCAATAG AAACAACCGAGGCCAGCAAACAATCACCAAGCACAG AAGCAGCAAAATCAACCCCTCCACCAATTTTAGCAGATCCATTTGCTGGTGGTGTACCCAATCTATTTGGACTCAGAGGAAACCTTGACT
- the LOC114349091 gene encoding uncharacterized protein LOC114349091 isoform X2, translated as MKLFIATLIICFGISLVLSTSENQNDKQQHIKEKSHVHHEKGKNHHLHEKHHHLRHHNHHLHEKTHHKSFNSRGHSSEHHHHQTAARSHYHHGHSLSHAYRSQPNNQCSWVCNGTQNPTDTGLEVTLKSSKSLFALLSKTTKYALILDFKASTATLLSGSQGTSYVSDLQAGSFYQLQHSDLNWNSSSSFQDYLEKFSAADTLKAATTNGQTLDINNLSGVASTDLQSILKSFGVSSPPQQFLNVLLTFSKNVSGVLAPLFRQDVSFTLPNNFEWFLTVTQSLAHFRNFGLDITPLNSDCRSIFSRSSGIEVLINLLSRLGRNNDLGAFINNITSSRETALGVLRNISAGSNEGLDGLLTVLVHVVELIHGQGSVDTVVSSVLKLNTTSINEITVGEVVHKAIEAAEAQERNYPHNEGIKRLLTFLRELDQGTLAIKNIRILDLIKLFLSPNPLDKIRSIVHIFSNFSPSQGIPAFFKFVTEALGSQNGTFLSHLIPGFNISQFTNGANLQNILQGRNWTELFSNSSNFQSALSHIPIFGQIAKQISSAFGGDSNLSRFFNASSFQNIFSNGFGDVIKNFGNPQGGGNPISGIVENIQKSVGNIIPGNSLNQSTSTEAGSTEPSTTEKSSANTETTEHDGSSPAIETTEHDGSSPAIETTEASKQSPSTEAAKSTPPPILADPFAGGVPNLFGLRGNLDFNIGLDGRNARHQNRLKRNVQGTA; from the exons ACGACAAACAACAGcatattaaagaaaaatcccACGTACACCATGAAAAGGGAAAAAATCACCACCTCCACGAGAAACACCATCATCTAAGACATCATAACCATCATCTACACGAAAAAACTCACCACAAATCTTTCAACAGTAGAGGCCATTCTTCAGAACACCATCATCATCAAACTGCTGCCAGAAGTCATTATCACCATGGGCACTCTCTTTCTCATGCTTATCGATCGCAACCGAACAACCAATGCTCCTGGGTTTGTAATGGAACAC AAAATCCTACCGACACTGGTCTTGAAGTAACATTGAAGAGCTCTAAATCGTTGTTTGCACTGCTTAGCAAGACAACGAAGTATGCTCTTATACTGGACTTCAAAGCATCTACAGCTACTCTGCTCAGTGGCTCCCAAGGAACCTCCTACGTATCTGATCTCCAAGCAGGATCATTTTACCAATTGCAACATTCTGACTTGAACTGGAATTCATCATCAAGCTTCCAGGATTATTTGGAAAAGTTTTCCGCTGCAGATACATTAAAAGCTGCTACGACCAATGGCCAAACATTAGATATAAATAATTTGTCAGGAGTAGCTAGCACCGATTTGCAATCGATTTTAAAATCGTTTGGAGTTTCTTCGCCACCTCAACAGTTTTTAAATGTCCTGTTAACGTTCTCCAAAAATGTAAGTGGTGTTCTAGCTCCTTTATTCCGTCAAGATGTGTCCTTCACACTTCCAAATAATTTTGAGTGGTTTTTGACAGTTACTCAAAGCTTGGCCCATTTCAGAAATTTTGGTCTTGACATAACACCTTTAAATTCAGATTGTAGAAGTATCTTCTCGAGGAGTAGCGGAATAGAAGTCTTGATTAACTTATTATCTAGATTAGGCAGAAATAATGATCTTGGTGCGTTCATTAACAATATTACTAGTTCTCGAGAAACAGCTCTGGGAGTTTTAAGGAACATTAGCGCTGGATCGAATGAAGGTTTAGATGGATTATTAACTGTCTTAGTTCATGTAGTAGAACTTATTCACGGTCAAGGATCTGTGGATACTGTTGTTAGTTCTGTGCTTAAGCTTAATACGACTTCCATAAATGAAATAACGGTGGGAGAAGTTGTTCATAAAGCTATAGAAGCAGCTGAAGCCCAGGAACGGAATTATCCTCACAATGAAGGTATTAAGAGATTGCTAACATTCTTACGAGAGCTGGACCAAGGAACTTTAGCCATAAAAAATATACGTATTCTTGATTTGATAAAACTGTTCCTCTCACCTAATCCTCTCGATAAAATTAGGAGCATTGTTCACATATTCTCCAATTTTTCACCATCTCAAGGCATTCCTGCTTTTTTCAAGTTTGTGACAGAAGCTTTAGGTAGCCAAAATGGTACATTCCTATCTCACCTTATACCTGGGTTTAATATATCTCAATTTACCAACGGTGCCAATCTGCAAAATATTCTACAAGGGAGAAACTGGACAGAACTATTCTCTAATAGTTCTAACTTCCAATCAGCTCTGTCACATATTCCAATTTTTGGACAAATAGCGAAGCAAATTTCTTCAGCATTCGGAGGCGATAGTAATCTTTCCAGATTTTTCAACGCCAGTAGctttcaaaatatattttcaaatggATTTGGTgatgttattaaaaattttggaaaTCCCCAAGGTGGTGGTAACCCTATAAGTGGAATAGTTGAAAATATACAGAAGAGCGTTGGGAACATAATTCCAG GGAATTCTCTTAATCAGTCCACATCTACTGAAGCTGGAAGTAC AGAACCAAGTACAACTGAGAAATCATCAGCAAATACAG AAACTACCGAGCATGATGGTTCATCACCAGCAATAG AAACGACTGAGCATGATGGTTCATCACCAGCAATAG AAACAACCGAGGCCAGCAAACAATCACCAAGCACAG AAGCAGCAAAATCAACCCCTCCACCAATTTTAGCAGATCCATTTGCTGGTGGTGTACCCAATCTATTTGGACTCAGAGGAAACCTTGACT
- the LOC114349091 gene encoding uncharacterized protein LOC114349091 isoform X1, whose protein sequence is MKLFIATLIICFGISLVLSTSENQNDKQQHIKEKSHVHHEKGKNHHLHEKHHHLRHHNHHLHEKTHHKSFNSRGHSSEHHHHQTAARSHYHHGHSLSHAYRSQPNNQCSWVCNGTQNPTDTGLEVTLKSSKSLFALLSKTTKYALILDFKASTATLLSGSQGTSYVSDLQAGSFYQLQHSDLNWNSSSSFQDYLEKFSAADTLKAATTNGQTLDINNLSGVASTDLQSILKSFGVSSPPQQFLNVLLTFSKNVSGVLAPLFRQDVSFTLPNNFEWFLTVTQSLAHFRNFGLDITPLNSDCRSIFSRSSGIEVLINLLSRLGRNNDLGAFINNITSSRETALGVLRNISAGSNEGLDGLLTVLVHVVELIHGQGSVDTVVSSVLKLNTTSINEITVGEVVHKAIEAAEAQERNYPHNEGIKRLLTFLRELDQGTLAIKNIRILDLIKLFLSPNPLDKIRSIVHIFSNFSPSQGIPAFFKFVTEALGSQNGTFLSHLIPGFNISQFTNGANLQNILQGRNWTELFSNSSNFQSALSHIPIFGQIAKQISSAFGGDSNLSRFFNASSFQNIFSNGFGDVIKNFGNPQGGGNPISGIVENIQKSVGNIIPGNSLNQSTSTEAGSTTEPSTTEKSSANTETTEHDGSSPAIETTEHDGSSPAIETTEASKQSPSTEAAKSTPPPILADPFAGGVPNLFGLRGNLDFNIGLDGRNARHQNRLKRNVQGTA, encoded by the exons ACGACAAACAACAGcatattaaagaaaaatcccACGTACACCATGAAAAGGGAAAAAATCACCACCTCCACGAGAAACACCATCATCTAAGACATCATAACCATCATCTACACGAAAAAACTCACCACAAATCTTTCAACAGTAGAGGCCATTCTTCAGAACACCATCATCATCAAACTGCTGCCAGAAGTCATTATCACCATGGGCACTCTCTTTCTCATGCTTATCGATCGCAACCGAACAACCAATGCTCCTGGGTTTGTAATGGAACAC AAAATCCTACCGACACTGGTCTTGAAGTAACATTGAAGAGCTCTAAATCGTTGTTTGCACTGCTTAGCAAGACAACGAAGTATGCTCTTATACTGGACTTCAAAGCATCTACAGCTACTCTGCTCAGTGGCTCCCAAGGAACCTCCTACGTATCTGATCTCCAAGCAGGATCATTTTACCAATTGCAACATTCTGACTTGAACTGGAATTCATCATCAAGCTTCCAGGATTATTTGGAAAAGTTTTCCGCTGCAGATACATTAAAAGCTGCTACGACCAATGGCCAAACATTAGATATAAATAATTTGTCAGGAGTAGCTAGCACCGATTTGCAATCGATTTTAAAATCGTTTGGAGTTTCTTCGCCACCTCAACAGTTTTTAAATGTCCTGTTAACGTTCTCCAAAAATGTAAGTGGTGTTCTAGCTCCTTTATTCCGTCAAGATGTGTCCTTCACACTTCCAAATAATTTTGAGTGGTTTTTGACAGTTACTCAAAGCTTGGCCCATTTCAGAAATTTTGGTCTTGACATAACACCTTTAAATTCAGATTGTAGAAGTATCTTCTCGAGGAGTAGCGGAATAGAAGTCTTGATTAACTTATTATCTAGATTAGGCAGAAATAATGATCTTGGTGCGTTCATTAACAATATTACTAGTTCTCGAGAAACAGCTCTGGGAGTTTTAAGGAACATTAGCGCTGGATCGAATGAAGGTTTAGATGGATTATTAACTGTCTTAGTTCATGTAGTAGAACTTATTCACGGTCAAGGATCTGTGGATACTGTTGTTAGTTCTGTGCTTAAGCTTAATACGACTTCCATAAATGAAATAACGGTGGGAGAAGTTGTTCATAAAGCTATAGAAGCAGCTGAAGCCCAGGAACGGAATTATCCTCACAATGAAGGTATTAAGAGATTGCTAACATTCTTACGAGAGCTGGACCAAGGAACTTTAGCCATAAAAAATATACGTATTCTTGATTTGATAAAACTGTTCCTCTCACCTAATCCTCTCGATAAAATTAGGAGCATTGTTCACATATTCTCCAATTTTTCACCATCTCAAGGCATTCCTGCTTTTTTCAAGTTTGTGACAGAAGCTTTAGGTAGCCAAAATGGTACATTCCTATCTCACCTTATACCTGGGTTTAATATATCTCAATTTACCAACGGTGCCAATCTGCAAAATATTCTACAAGGGAGAAACTGGACAGAACTATTCTCTAATAGTTCTAACTTCCAATCAGCTCTGTCACATATTCCAATTTTTGGACAAATAGCGAAGCAAATTTCTTCAGCATTCGGAGGCGATAGTAATCTTTCCAGATTTTTCAACGCCAGTAGctttcaaaatatattttcaaatggATTTGGTgatgttattaaaaattttggaaaTCCCCAAGGTGGTGGTAACCCTATAAGTGGAATAGTTGAAAATATACAGAAGAGCGTTGGGAACATAATTCCAG GGAATTCTCTTAATCAGTCCACATCTACTGAAGCTGGAAGTACTACAG AACCAAGTACAACTGAGAAATCATCAGCAAATACAG AAACTACCGAGCATGATGGTTCATCACCAGCAATAG AAACGACTGAGCATGATGGTTCATCACCAGCAATAG AAACAACCGAGGCCAGCAAACAATCACCAAGCACAG AAGCAGCAAAATCAACCCCTCCACCAATTTTAGCAGATCCATTTGCTGGTGGTGTACCCAATCTATTTGGACTCAGAGGAAACCTTGACT